In a genomic window of Zingiber officinale cultivar Zhangliang chromosome 9B, Zo_v1.1, whole genome shotgun sequence:
- the LOC122025008 gene encoding probably inactive leucine-rich repeat receptor-like protein kinase At3g28040, whose protein sequence is MAVRSVSALLLLFSFFCFLPALAGALELPVPVSEEVLGLVVFKAALQDPTAALASWNEADASPCDWAHVRCDAGTGRVARLALDALSLSGPLPRGLDRLPALAALSLSDNNLSGPIPPGLSLLPKLRFLDLSRNAFSGRVPQDLALLPSLLSLDLSSNAFSGPLPEALFSAATCRSLRFLSLAGNRLDGPLPVAALSRCSLLLHLNLSSNRFSGSPDFASGLWSLSRLRVLDLSFNAFSGAVPEGVANLHSLKILRLNYNRFSGAIPSGVGLCLHLTALDLSHNSFGGSLPSSMRYLTSLTSLRLSNNQLVGDLPEWLGNLTAIRQLHLSNNKLTGTLPTSLGNLKELNYLGLSSNHFAGSIPDKIAECTKLTELHLKENKLNGSIPQGLFNLSLQVLDLASNAFTGAVPAGSSWISETLQFLDLSDNNLTGTIPPEMALFFGLRYLNLSWNGFRSQLPPELGSFRNLSVLDLRRNALYGSIPVDLCKSGSLYVLQLDGNSLSGPIPEEMGNCSSLYLLSLSHNNLNGSIPPSISRLKKLEILNLEFNNLSGEIPPQLGGLDNLLAVNISHNRLIGRLPVDGVFQSLDQSALQGNLGLCTPLVTEPCKMNVPKPLVLDPNAYLPGFANNMPNLSYPASTTPVRRRRFLSASSIIAISAALIIVLGVLVVTLLNVSARRRMGLPEKAPESTCSSSSRSAGPAVGRMVALGAGCALKIDELNGGAEALLAKATELGKGVFGTSYRAPAAGDGSIMVVKRLVTANIVQYHEDFDREVRILGKVTHPNVLPPRGYYWTPHLQLVLSDYAPGGSLHSRLHERDASVPPLSWPERFKVVLGAAKGVAHLHQAFRPPIIHYDLKPTNILLDGDCEPKVSDFGLVRLLQKLDKHVASGRFQSSMGYMAPELACQSLRVNEKCDVYGMGVLMLEVVTGRRPVEYGEEDVVILIDQVRALLEQCNVAECVDASMGEFPEEEVLPVLKLGLVCTSQIPSSRPSMAEVVQILEVIKAPI, encoded by the exons ATGGCGGTGAGATCGGTGAGCGCTCTGCTGCTCCTCTTTTCCTTCTTCTGCTTCCTGCCGGCTTTAGCCGGCGCGCTGGAGCTTCCGGTGCCGGTGAGCGAGGAGGTCCTCGGCCTCGTCGTGTTCAAGGCGGCGCTGCAGGACCCGACGGCCGCGCTGGCGTCGTGGAACGAGGCCGACGCCTCCCCCTGCGACTGGGCGCACGTCCGGTGCGACGCCGGGACCGGGCGCGTCGCCCGCCTCGCGCTCGATGCGCTCTCCCTCTCCGGCCCTCTCCCTCGCGGCCTCGACCGCCTCCCGGCGCTCGCCGCCCTCTCCCTCTCTGACAACAACCTCTCCGGCCCCATTCCGCCCGGGCTCTCCCTCCTCCCCAAGCTTCGCTTCCTCGACCTCAGCCGCAACGCCTTCTCCGGCCGCGTCCCGCAGGACCTCGCGCTCCTCCCCTCGCTCCTCTCCCTCGACCTCTCCTCCAACGCGTTCTCCGGTCCCCTCCCGGAGGCTCTCTTCTCGGCCGCCACATGCCGCTCGCTCCGCTTCCTCTCCCTCGCCGGCAACCGCCTCGATGGTCCCCTCCCCGTCGCCGCATTGTCCCGCTgctccctcctcctccacctcaACCTCTCCTCCAACAGATTCTCCGGCTCGCCGGACTTCGCCTCCGGACTCTGGTCTCTCTCAAGGCTCCGCGTGCTCGACCTCTCCTTCAACGCCTTCTCCGGCGCAGTCCCCGAAGGCGTTGCCAATCTGCACAGCCTCAAGATCCTCCGGCTGAACTATAATCGCTTCTCGGGAGCCATTCCCTCCGGCGTTGGCCTCTGCCTACATCTCACCGCCCTGGACTTGAGCCACAACTCATTCGGCGGCTCCCTGCCAAGCTCCATGCGCTACCTCACTTCCTTAACATCTCTCAGGCTTTCCAACAACCAGTTGGTAGGCGACCTTCCCGAATGGCTTGGCAACCTGACGGCCATCCGACAACTGCACTTATCCAACAACAAGCTCACCGGAACCCTCCCGACGTCACTCGGAAACCTAAAGGAGCTCAACTATCTCGGCCTCTCAAGCAATCACTTCGCTGGGTCTATCCCTGACAAGATTGCGGAGTGCACGAAGCTCACGGAGCTACATCTCAAGGAAAACAAGTTGAACGGGAGCATTCCGCAAGGGCTATTCAATCTCAGCCTGCAAGTTCTCGACTTGGCGTCGAATGCTTTCACCGGGGCAGTGCCGGCGGGATCTTCGTGGATATCAGAGACCCTGCAATTTCTCGACCTGTCGGACAATAACCTCACCGGGACGATTCCGCCGGAGATGGCCTTGTTTTTCGGATTGAGATACTTGAACCTCTCTTGGAACGGATTCCGGTCGCAGCTGCCGCCGGAGCTGGGCTCGTTCAGGAACTTGTCGGTGTTGGATCTTCGTCGAAACGCGTTGTATGGGTCGATTCCCGTCGATCTGTGCAAGTCCGGCAGTCTCTACGTCCTGCAATTGGATGGAAATTCTCTCAGCGGTCCAATTCCTGAGGAGATGGGGAATTGTTCCTCCTTGTATCTCCT GAGCTTATCGCACAATAACCTGAATGGTTCGATTCCGCCCTCCATTTCCCGTCTGAAGAAGCTCGAAATCCTAAATCTGGAGTTTAACAACCTGAGCGGCGAGATTCCGCCGCAGCTGGGCGGCCTGGACAACCTCCTCGCCGTGAACATCTCCCACAACCGGCTCATCGGCCGGCTCCCCGTCGACGGCGTGTTCCAGAGCCTGGACCAGAGCGCGCTGCAGGGCAACCTAGGTCTGTGCACCCCTCTCGTCACCGAGCCCTGCAAGATGAACGTCCCCAAGCCCCTGGTGCTAGACCCCAACGCCTACCTCCCCGGCTTCGCCAACAATATGCCCAATTTATCCTACCCAGCATCGACGACGCCGGTCCGGCGCCGGCGGTTCCTCAGCGCGTCGTCCATCATCGCTATCTCCGCCGCGCTCATCATCGTGCTCGGCGTTCTGGTGGTCACGCTCCTCAATGTGTCGGCGAGGCGGAGAATGGGGCTCCCGGAGAAAGCCCCGGAGAGTACGTGCTCGAGCTCGAGTAGGTCAGCCGGACCGGCCGTAGGGCGGATGGTGGCGCTCGGCGCCGGATGCGCTCTGAAAATAGACGAACTCAACGGCGGCGCCGAGGCGTTGCTGGCCAAGGCAACGGAGCTCGGCAAGGGCGTGTTCGGCACGTCCTACAGAGCTCCGGCCGCCGGCGACGGAAGCATTATGGTGGTCAAGAGGCTGGTGACGGCCAACATAGTCCAGTACCACGAGGACTTCGACCGCGAGGTGCGGATTCTCGGCAAGGTAACGCACCCGAACGTGCTGCCGCCGAGGGGATACTACTGGACTCCGCATCTGCAGCTAGTGCTCTCCGACTACGCCCCCGGCGGAAGCTTGCACTCGAGGTTGCACGAGAGGGATGCATCGGTACCTCCCCTGTCATGGCCGGAGCGCTTCAAGGTCGTGCTCGGCGCGGCGAAGGGCGTGGCGCACTTGCACCAGGCCTTCCGGCCGCCCATAATCCACTACGACCTGAAGCCGACGAACATCCTCCTGGACGGAGACTGCGAGCCGAAGGTGTCGGACTTCGGGCTGGTGAGGCTGCTGCAGAAGCTGGACAAGCACGTGGCGAGCGGGCGGTTCCAGAGCTCGATGGGGTACATGGCGCCGGAACTGGCGTGCCAGAGCCTGAGGGTGAACGAGAAGTGCGACGTGTACGGGATGGGGGTGCTGATGCTGGAGGTGGTGACGGGGAGGAGGCCGGTGGAGTACGGGGAGGAGGACGTGGTGATACTGATCGACCAGGTGAGGGCGCTGCTGGAGCAGTGCAACGTGGCGGAGTGCGTGGACGCCAGCATGGGGGAGTTCCCGGAGGAGGAGGTGCTGCCGGTGCTGAAGCTGGGCTTGGTCTGCACCTCGCAGATTCCGTCGAGCCGGCCGTCCATGGCGGAGGTCGTGCAGATACTGGAGGTGATCAAGGCGCCGATttaa